Proteins encoded within one genomic window of Panicum virgatum strain AP13 chromosome 1N, P.virgatum_v5, whole genome shotgun sequence:
- the LOC120654008 gene encoding phytanoyl-CoA dioxygenase 2-like has protein sequence MDDYFFKSAENISFFYDEKAFGDDGCLKQPKELSIHKVGHAILLFVHHGLRTSNVLYIFSFSESISSLFSSLGYKRPAVIQSMYIFKQPHIGNEAVPHQDSTFINTEPPSLTGLWLALEEATINNGCLWVIPGSHINGLVRRMIRDENGTHFDCLSASYDHKEFVPLEVKSGTLVMLHGDIIHKSFANLSPTSRHALILHLVDTEGCKWSEENWLQRKTAPEPLYYVS, from the exons ATGGATGACTACTTCTTCAAGAGTGCAGAGAATATTTCATTCTTTTATGACG AAAAAGCATTTGGAGATGATGGATGCTTGAAACAGCCGAAAGAACTTTCAATTCACAAAGTTGGCCATG CAATATTATTATTTGTACATCACGGTCTCAGGACTTCAAACGTTCTCTATATC TTTTCCTTCTCAGAGAGTATTTCAAGCCTGTTCTCTTCTTTGGGCTACAAGAGACCTGCAGTTATTCAATCTATGTACATCTTTAAG CAACCACATATTGGTAATGAAGCGGTGCCACACCAGGATAGTACATTCATTAACACGGAGCCCCCATCGTTGACGGGCTTGTGGCTTGCGCTTGAAGAAGCAACAATCAACAACGGTTGCCTATGGGTAATTCCAGGATCACATATTA ATGGCCTGGTACGAAGAATGATCAGAGATGAAAATGGTACTCATTTTGATTGCCTTTCCGCATCATATGATCACAAAGAATTTGTTCCACTAGAAGTAAAATCAGGGACTTTGGTGATGCTACATGGAGATATTATACATAAGAG CTTTGCAAATCTTTCTCCGACATCAAGACATGCACTAATCTTGCATCTAGTTGATACTGAAGGATGTAAATGGTCTGAGGAAAACTG GTTACAGCGAAAAACTGCCCCTGAACCGCTTTATTATGTTTCTTAA